The Rivularia sp. PCC 7116 genomic interval ATGATAAACCGTGATGAAGCACCTATTGACGTGCTACTTTCTGCCGTGCTGGATGACTTGGCAGAACTGAAAAGATATCGGCGATTTTTAGAACTTGCTTTAGATTCAGATGACCTCGAAACGATTCACTTGCTGATTGAGTGTTTTGATTCACATCTTGAGTGCCAACACGATGAAGCAAAGTGGGGAGTTGAAAAAGCAAGATTGAAATTTTTGAACCTACTCAAAGAGACTGAGTAGGTTTTTTAGTATCTGTGTACTAGGCAGACTAAGTGGTATATAAGTACTTGTCCTTTACTTGGTATGCCACTTTGATGAATTCAAAAAAATCTAACTCCCCTAATCCACATGTCGGGTTCCTAGTAACACCCCGACATGTGTCCGGAATTCCGGAATTTTTTCTCAAACCGAGGGGGGAACTAGGTTTTTTTAAATCCATAAATACCAACCATAAAACTTGGCGGAAATATGATTGATACCATTAAACTTGGCATACCCCTTACAAAAACACAACATGTTAAGCTGCAAAAGCTTTTAGCTCAAGATGAAAACTGGCAATGGGTAAAATTTCAACCATCTACAGGTGAAATGACCTGTGTTCGTTCCAAAGGTCTTGCTGAAACTGATGAAAACAGCTACCACCGAGATATAAAGTTTGATGTTGATACGAATTACCGACCTGATGATACCTATTTGACTTTTGAATTTTCAATTCCTAAGTTTTGGATAGGTCATAACGTGCATCTTGTTTATGACTGGGTAACGCCTCTTGAATATTTCCGTAAGCTTCTACAGAAACAATTACACTGTAAATTTCCGGTTTTAGATAAGTGGAAACTTAGAAGAGTTGATGTTTGTTACGCTTGGAAGTTACCAACTCAAGATTATGCTAAGCACGTTTTGACTTCACTTAAAGGTTTAAAGTATCCATATAAGCAGCCAATTATTTATCCAGATTCAATAGTTTTTCCTGGGTCTACTTATTCACTTAAATTCTATTTGAAGCTCCCAGAGTTTAGGCAGCATGATTTAAGAGCAATGGTAAAAGCTAATTATAAATACGAGTGGATTAATTGGATAGAAGAAAGGTCGGAAGGAGTTTTAAGGTATGAAGCAACTTTACGTCGTGTGTACTTGAAGCGTAATGGTATAGATACTGTTAAAGATTTAAAAACTGACAAAACTTTTTTGACTTGGAATGACAAGTTCTGTGAGTTGAATGACCACATTAAGGATGATGATGAAGTAAAACGACTCGGTTGTGTATTTTTGATTATGAATTATCATTTACGACAGCAAGGAAAAACCCTTGATGATGTGAATAATAATTTAAAAGCTGGTGTTGGTACACCTCTTGTGAATGGTGTTTTATATGAAGCTCCTCCCTTGACTACAACTACTAACAACGGTATGGTTTTAATTCACAAGGGTGGTGGTTTTATTTATAATAGAGAAAGTACACCAGAACATTTTTTAAATTTATTTTTGAATAAATATATTGGTAAAAATAGGACTATGGATAATGCAGATTTAGTTGAGTTGAAGTTAAAGCAGAAATATAAGCGTAATAAAGCAGCACATTTAATGGGATTTTGGCTTTATGTGGAAAGGAAGGGTATGGCAGAAGCACAAGAAAGTTATGGTAAAACGGCTTACTATGATGCTCGTAAAGCTATATATGATGCAGGTTGTAACTTTATTACTCCTCCAATGATTACTGACCTAGATGGTAATAAGCTTCAAAACTT includes:
- a CDS encoding phage/plasmid replication protein, translated to MIDTIKLGIPLTKTQHVKLQKLLAQDENWQWVKFQPSTGEMTCVRSKGLAETDENSYHRDIKFDVDTNYRPDDTYLTFEFSIPKFWIGHNVHLVYDWVTPLEYFRKLLQKQLHCKFPVLDKWKLRRVDVCYAWKLPTQDYAKHVLTSLKGLKYPYKQPIIYPDSIVFPGSTYSLKFYLKLPEFRQHDLRAMVKANYKYEWINWIEERSEGVLRYEATLRRVYLKRNGIDTVKDLKTDKTFLTWNDKFCELNDHIKDDDEVKRLGCVFLIMNYHLRQQGKTLDDVNNNLKAGVGTPLVNGVLYEAPPLTTTTNNGMVLIHKGGGFIYNRESTPEHFLNLFLNKYIGKNRTMDNADLVELKLKQKYKRNKAAHLMGFWLYVERKGMAEAQESYGKTAYYDARKAIYDAGCNFITPPMITDLDGNKLQNFALKLNNPYVVNKEDDNRDSCNLLNLISDINQ